One genomic segment of Streptomyces sp. NBC_00239 includes these proteins:
- a CDS encoding family 2B encapsulin nanocompartment shell protein, producing MSVQAGSESEAQALPQRSLATSAARNLATTTKSVPQMQEITSRWLLKQLPWVSVQGGTYRVNRRLSYSVGDGRVTFIKTGDRVQVIPAELGELPLLRAYDDPAALEELAGRCRQIDFEAGQELTSFGSPADEVYLVAHGRIEHVGPGPYGEDAVLGTVADGAYFGEDSLVDDEAIWEFTARATTPGTALVLSRQDFQLLADRVESLRAHVEHVRSMPAQRTNKHGEAAIDLSAGHVGEAVLPGTFVDYDARPREYELSIAQTVLRVHTRVADLYNQPMNQTEQQLRLTVEALRERQEYEMINNREFGLLHNADYSQRIQPHDGAPTPDDMDALLSMRRGSKFFLAHPKAIAAFGREMNKRGIYPTPAEVDGHHIPAWRGVPIFPCSKIPISDARTTSILCMRAGEDNQGVIGLHQPGIPDELEPSLSVRFMGISEQAIISYLVTAYFSAAVLVPDALGVLENVQIGRWS from the coding sequence ATGTCGGTCCAGGCAGGTTCCGAATCCGAGGCCCAAGCTCTGCCGCAGCGCAGTCTCGCGACCTCGGCCGCACGGAACTTGGCAACCACCACCAAGTCCGTGCCGCAGATGCAGGAGATCACCTCCCGGTGGCTCCTCAAGCAGCTCCCCTGGGTCTCGGTCCAGGGCGGTACGTACCGGGTGAACCGGCGGCTGAGTTACTCGGTGGGCGACGGTCGCGTCACCTTCATCAAGACCGGCGACCGCGTCCAGGTCATTCCGGCGGAGCTCGGCGAACTGCCGCTGCTGCGCGCGTACGACGACCCGGCGGCCCTCGAGGAGCTCGCCGGGCGCTGCCGGCAGATCGACTTCGAAGCGGGCCAGGAGCTGACGTCCTTCGGCAGCCCGGCAGACGAGGTCTACCTCGTCGCCCACGGCCGCATCGAGCACGTCGGCCCCGGCCCCTACGGCGAGGACGCCGTGCTCGGCACCGTCGCGGACGGCGCGTACTTCGGCGAGGACAGCCTCGTCGACGACGAGGCGATCTGGGAGTTCACGGCCCGCGCCACCACCCCCGGCACTGCGCTGGTGCTCAGCCGCCAGGACTTCCAGCTCCTGGCCGACCGCGTCGAGTCGCTGCGCGCGCACGTCGAGCACGTCCGCTCGATGCCCGCCCAGCGCACCAACAAGCACGGCGAGGCCGCCATCGACCTCTCCGCCGGCCACGTCGGCGAGGCCGTCCTGCCCGGCACCTTCGTGGACTACGACGCCCGGCCGCGCGAGTACGAGCTCAGCATCGCGCAGACGGTGCTGCGGGTGCACACCCGCGTCGCCGACCTGTACAACCAGCCGATGAACCAGACCGAGCAGCAGTTGCGGCTCACGGTCGAGGCGCTGCGCGAGCGCCAAGAGTACGAAATGATCAACAACCGCGAGTTCGGCCTGCTCCACAACGCCGACTACTCGCAGCGCATCCAGCCGCACGACGGGGCGCCCACCCCCGACGACATGGACGCGCTCCTCAGCATGCGGCGCGGCTCGAAGTTCTTCCTCGCCCACCCCAAGGCGATCGCCGCCTTCGGCCGCGAGATGAACAAGCGCGGGATCTACCCGACGCCCGCCGAGGTGGACGGGCACCACATCCCGGCCTGGCGCGGGGTGCCGATCTTCCCGTGCAGCAAGATCCCGATCAGCGACGCCCGCACCACGTCGATCCTGTGCATGCGCGCCGGCGAGGACAACCAGGGCGTCATCGGCCTCCACCAGCCGGGCATCCCCGACGAGCTGGAACCGAGCCTGTCGGTCCGCTTCATGGGCATCAGCGAGCAGGCGATCATCTCGTACCTGGTCACCGCCTACTTCTCGGCCGCCGTGCTGGTCCCGGACGCGCTGGGCGTACTGGAGAACGTCCAGATCGGTCGTTGGAGCTGA
- a CDS encoding RrF2 family transcriptional regulator gives MRLTRFTDLALRVLMRLAVDDGDLPTTRDVAATMQVPYTHTAKVVARLQHLGLVEARRGRGGGLALTAAGRAASVGGVVRELEGADDVVDCEGSTPCPLRSACVLRGALRRAQEAFFAALDPLTVDSLVAAPTGPLLLGITGGPAGASGARSAERPGA, from the coding sequence ATGCGCCTGACCCGATTCACCGACCTCGCCCTGCGCGTGCTGATGCGCCTGGCGGTCGACGACGGCGACCTCCCCACCACCCGGGACGTGGCCGCGACCATGCAGGTCCCGTACACGCACACCGCCAAGGTGGTCGCCCGGCTGCAGCACCTCGGGCTGGTCGAGGCGCGGCGCGGCCGCGGCGGCGGGCTCGCCCTCACCGCCGCCGGCCGCGCCGCGTCGGTCGGAGGTGTCGTGCGCGAGCTGGAGGGCGCGGACGACGTGGTGGACTGCGAGGGCTCCACCCCCTGTCCGCTGCGCTCGGCCTGCGTGCTGCGCGGGGCGCTGCGCAGGGCCCAGGAGGCCTTCTTCGCCGCCCTGGACCCGCTGACCGTGGACTCCCTGGTGGCGGCACCCACCGGCCCGCTCCTGCTCGGCATCACGGGCGGCCCCGCGGGCGCCTCCGGGGCGCGGTCGGCGGAACGGCCCGGCGCCTAA